Part of the Propionimicrobium sp. PCR01-08-3 genome, GCCAGGATTTCGCCTTGGACGCCCGAGCGGGCAGAATGGTCAAGCACTATTTTCTTTTCATCTGGTGCATGCCTCCATAGCTCAGTGGCCAGAGCGCCCGCCTTGTAAGCGGAAGGTCGAGGGTTCGACTCCCTCTGGGGGCTCCGCTTATCGAATCACTTGTTGGCTTGGGATTTCAGGTCGAGCAGCAGCTGCTCGATTGCGTCGGCCAAGTTCTTGTGGCCCGTCTCGGTGAGATGAACCCCGTCTTGGCCGATATCCGTTACGTAATCGGACGCTTTGAGGTAGCGGCAGCCGTATTGTTCAGCGAGCGCCCGATATTCGGCCTCCAGGCCGAGAACCTTGGCAACCGAGGCCTGGTCGAAGTCCACGTCTTCGGTGATCGCGATGCGGGCGGGCGAGATGATGACAAACTCCGGATACTGGTCTTTTCTCCTGCAGAACTCCTGCACGCGGATGATGACTTCTTCGAGGCCCCTGGCGATCTCGGGTGCGGAGACGTTGTATCTGCGTTTGGTGTCGTTGGTTCCCAGCATGACGATGACGACATCCAGCGGAAAATGCGACAGGAGGCACGGCACGACATAATCCAGACCGCACCGAAATGGTTCCAGATGGTCCACGAAGGCGGTCGTCCGGCCATTCAATCCCTCTTCGATGATGTCGAAATCCGGATTGCCTGCCAGGCGTCCCGTCCATCTGATCTGATCGGGATAGCGGCCGCCCGTGATCGGGATGTACCCCCAGGTGTTGGAGTCGCCAAAACACAGCACACGGAGCCTGCTACTCACAGTCGTGCCTCGCCTTTCGAGTCGTTATCGCGTGAAGACGGTGCTCAGCCGGTAGTCGCCGCCCCGCTGACCCAGGTCTGCTTGCCTTCCTGGTCGGTGCCACGGCCATCAAGCTAGGCGTCCATTCCGGTCGCGGTCAGGAAGCCTTGGCCGTCTCCGCTGATCTGCACCTGGCGGCCGGCCTCCAGGAAGGCGGCCTGCCCCTGGACGAGGACGAGGTCGTCCTGCCCTTGGGAGACCCCGATCTCGCCGCGAGTGGCCAGCAGGATCCGGCCCGAAAGCTCACCCGGCAGTTCGATCATCCGGCCGGGGATGAGCTCCAGGCGCCAGCAGGCGAAGGACCGTTCATCGGTCGGGTAACGCCACAAACCGGGAAGTTCCTGCTCGGCAAGCATCGGGACGATCGGGATGGTGGTGAAGTTCACCACCTGGGCCAGTGCCGACGGATCGATGTGCTTGGAGGTGAGGCCGCCCCGCAGCACATTGTCGGAGTTGCCCATCACCTCGACGCCGGTGCCGTGCAGATAGGAATGCAGCCGACCTGGTTGCAGGTAGAGCGCCTCGCCTGGTTTGAGATGGTGCCGGGTCAACAGCAGCGCCGCCAGCAGACTCGGATCGCCGGGGAAATGCTCATCCAAGGTGACCGCAGTACGGGCGAAGTCGCCCAACTCGCCCTCGTCGTCCACATGGTTGATGGCTGCCGCTACGACATCGGTCACGGCGGCGGTTCGTTCATCGTCGGTCACCAGACAGTTCATGAACACTTCGGCCAGGCCTGCGCGTCCGCCTCTGCTGAGCAGCGGCGTGAATACCTTCTGGGAGTCGTTGCAAATACCCAGGCCGGCGAAGAGTTCGGCGCTGGCCTCCGGCGCGCGGAATCCGGCGAGCGCGTCAAATTCGGTCAGCGCGATCAACAGTTCCGGTTTGTCCCAGGGGTCTTTGAAAGTGCGCTCCGGAGCGTCCAACGGAATCTCTTCGGCGTTCTCCCGGGCGAATCCTGCCTGGGCGTCGATCCGGTTGGGGTGCGCCTGCAAACTCAGCGGGCGTCCGGCCGACAACAGCTTCATCAAATAGGGCAGCCGGCCCTCGAACTCGAGGCGCGTCGAGTCGCCTGCCATGGCCGGGTTCTGGCTGATGGCATCATCGAGCGGCACGCCGTCATCGATCCGTGCCGGACCGGACGGGTGCGCACCCAGCCAGTATTCGGCAAGTGGGCGCCCATCGTCCTCGATCCCCAAGATCGCAGGTATCGCATCGTGCGATCCCCAGTCGTAGCGCTTGATGCTTCCGGTCAGCGGATGCATCCGACCTCCTCGTGTAGACACTTTCCGCCTCAGGCTGCGGCCGGCGAGATGAGGAATATCCCGGCGATCGCGCGTGCCTGACCAAGCAAGCAGAAATACTACCTGCTGTGCCGCGGGCCCGGCGTCGCACCGCTATGTCGGCGCGACCTGATCGGTATCGTTTGTATCAACGACGGCTGTGAGAATTACACAGCTGTGATTCGCGGGCTAGAATCGCCCCATGGCTGAAGCACTGCGTAACCTCCAATCGGACGCTCAGCCGTTGACTGAGCGTGAGGCCGCGATTCTCGACTTCGAAAAAAGCTGGTGGCAGGCGAAGGCTCCGAAGGAGACCGAGATCCGGGAGCGGTTCAATTTGTCGGCCGCCCGTTACTACCAGATCATCAATTCGCTGATCGATCGTCCGGCCGCCCTCGAATACGACCCGCTGTTGGTCAAACGGCTTCGCAGGCTTCGTGAGCAGCGGCAGCGCAATCGTTCGGCGTCCCGGTTGAATAGCCGTTAAACCTGAATCCGCCGGTACCCACCCCTGGCCAGACCGGCGCTCACTTCGAAGATATTGGACGCGTACGTGGTCCCGGTCCGCCATTTCGACCAAGTGACGGCGAGCCCGTAAAGCGGCAGGAATGGGAGTCCCAGGCATAGCGTCCACTGGGTGGAATGGGCCGCCTCGTGCTCAAGGATCCGAGGATTTCGCGTTGTCAACGACCGCAGGGTAGCGCGCGGAATGGTGATGACATTTCCGATGGTGAACGCGCCGGCCTTGGGAAACCCGAGCCGATAGCCCTCGGCTATCCACAGCCCGCCCGGCCCGCGATGCGGACGAGCGCCCCCGGTGTGCGCCACGGCAAAACCCAGCGGAGTCGACAGATTCACCCAATTGAGAACCGCCCGCAATCGCTGGGCAGGCGTGAGGGTCGTCATGGGCCCAGATTAGATTGCCCCCTGAACTGTTTGCACTCGCAGGTGCCGAGTGCTAAAAATGAAACTGGCACTCGAACCAAGAGAGTGCCACTGCTTCGAGTAGTGGTGCGGGTGAGACCGAAGCCTTGATCCAAGGCAAGGTCGTCCGTCGCGGGCATCGGCAGCCACGAATCGTTGCGACCACAAGACAACCAAACGGGGCATGGCCCCTGATGCCAAAGGATTTTCCACAGAACCATGGCAAAACTCATTGAATTCGACTCGGAGGCCCGCAAGGGTCTCGAGAAGGGTATGAACACCCTGGCCGATGCCGTCAAGGTGACCCTGGGCCCGAAGGGACGCAACGTCGTCCTGGAGAAGTCGTGGGGCGCCCCGACGATCACCAACGATGGCGTATCCATCGCCAAGGAGATCGAACTGTCCGATCCCTTCGAGAAGATCGGCGCTGAGCTGGTCAAAGAGGTCGCCAAGAAGACGGACGACGTTGCCGGCGACGGCACCACGACCGCTACCGTGCTCGCCCAGGCGATGGTGCACGAAGGCCTGCGCAATGTGACCGCCGGCGCCAACCCGATCGAGCTGAAGCGCGGCATCGACAAGGCCGTTGCCGCAGTCACCGAGCAGCTGGCCGCCATGTCGACCGAGGTCGAGACCAAGGAGCAGATCGCTCAGACTGCCTCCATCTCGGCCGGTGACTCCACCGTCGGCGAGATCATCGCCGAGGCGATGGACAAGGTCGGCAAGGAAGGCGTCATCACCGTCGACGAGTCCAACACCTTCGGCATGGAGCTTGAGCTCACCGAGGGCATGAACTTCGACAAGGGCTACATTTCGGGCTACTTCGTCACCGACACCGAGCGCATGGAGGCATCCCTCGAGGATCCCTACATCCTGATCGTCGACGGCAAGGTCTCTTCGCTGAAGGATCTGCTGCCGGTGCTGGAGAAGGTGCAGCAGTCCGGTCGTCCGCTGCTGGTCATCGCTGAGGACGTCGACGGCGAGGCCCTGGCCGGCCTGATCGTCAACAAGCTGCGCGGCACCTTCAAGTCGGTCGCCGTCAAGGCTCCCGGATTCGGCGATCGCCGCAAGGCCATCCTCGCCGACATCGCGGTGCTGACCGGTGGCCAGGTCATTTCCGAGACCGTTGGCCTGTCGCTCGACCATGCCGAACTCGACATGCTCGGCCGCGCCCGCCTAGTCACCATCACCAAGGACGACACCACGATCGTCGAAGGTGCCGGCGACAAGGATCAGATTCAGGGCCGGATCAAGCAGATCCGCACCGAGATCGAGAACTCCGATTCCGACTACGACCGCGAGAAGCTGCAGGAGCGGCTGGCCAAGCTGGTCGGCGGCGTTGCCGTGATCAAGGTCGGCGCTGCCACCGAGGTCGAGATGAAGGAGCGCAAGCACCGCATCGAGGACGCCGTCCGCAACGCGAAGGCTGCTGTTGAAGAAGGCGTGCTGCCCGGTGGTGGCGTTGCCCTGATTCAGGCTGCCAAGAACGCCGCGCTCGAGGGTCTGTCGGCCGACGAGCAGATTGGTGCGCAGATCGTGGTGAGCGCCGCGGAGGCGCCGCTGAAGCAGATCGCCGTCAACGCCGGCCTGGAGGGTGGCGTTATCGCTGAGAAGGTCAGGAACCTTCCGGCGGGCGAGGGCCTGGACGCCGCGAACGGCGAGTACGTGCACATGGTCAAGGCCGGCATCCTGGATCCGACCAAGGTCACCCGCTCGGCTCTGGCCAATGCCGCGTCGATCGCCGGTCTCTTCCTGACCACCGAGGCCGTTATCGCCGACAAGCCCGAGAAGGCTCCGGCGATGCCCGCCGGCGCAGGCGACGAGATGGGCGGAATGTACTGATCCACCCGGTTCGGTAACCAGCCTGGGCGGTCTCACCCGACTGCCTGATAAAGAATGGGACGACTCGAACGAGCCGTCCCATTCTTTTTGCGTCTGGGGTGTCGCGCGTCCAAATGTGGGCTGACCCAGCATCATGGTGTCATGTCGGGGCTTCTTGAGGTGGTCGTGGTGACTGCTGAGGATGCGCGGCGCGCCGAAGAAGGCGGCGCCGACAGATTGATGATGGTCGGCGAGCTCACCGGGCAGGGACGCTCTCCCGAGCCGGCAGCATTCAGACGGGCGCGCGAAGCGTGCACGATTCCGATCCGCCCGTTGTTGCGGCTGCGCGACGGCTACCGCTCGGACGGTGGTGAGATCACCAGACTGCGCGGCCTGATCGAGACATATCTCACCGATGGCGCGGAGGGTTTCGTCCTCGGCTTCTTGGACGGCTATTCGCAGGTCGACATCGAAATCGTCCGGACGCTCACCGACGACGGCTACTGGCCGTGGACCTTCGATCACGCCATCGACCGCTGCCTCGACATGGACGACGCGTGGACGCAGCTGGAGACGATGCGCGGACTCGATCAGGTGCTGACCGCGGGCTCCGGCCGCGGCCTGGAGCAGGGCCTGGACGATCTGATCGCGCGAGCGAGATCCGACCCAAAGATCGCCGAGCTGATCATGGCGGGCGGAGGACTGGTGCCCGAACACGTCGCCTGGCTGTCCAGGGCCGGAATCGTGGCTTTCCAGGTCGGCTCACAGGTGCGTCCGGGTGGATCGTTCGCGGCCGACGTCGACACCTCGCTGGTGCGCGGCTGGCGGATCCTGTTGGATGCCGAAGGCATGCGCCGGGCGGGCTGATCTCCTGGCGCACAACCGTACTGAACAGGAGACGTAACGCGCAGACCTGTCGACCACCGAAATCCGAGAGGCCAGCCAGTTATCGAGTTCACTTCGGCACCTGTACGAGGCCAAAGTGAACTCGATATGTGCGGCTGCGCCAGCTGAGCGATCTAACCTTGGCACCATGAACGATCCAGATCGCAGGCCGATGGTTGCCGTCCCGCCGCGTGAGCGACGGGTGCGCACCCGCCAGGCCGCCAGGGTGGTGGTGCGTGCCGAGGGACGCGTGCTGCTCGGCTCCGATACCGATCCGGGGATGCCCGGCACTCAGTGGTGGGTGACGCCCGGCGGTGGTCTGGACGCCGGAGAGACCTTCGCCGAAGGCGCGGCCCGCGAGCTGGCCGAGGAGACCGGCCTGGTCGTCGACCCGGGCGATCTGACCGGCCCGATCGCCCGCCGGGTGGTTCATCACGGCTATTCGGACCACATCTTGCAGCAGCGAGAGGACTTCTTCGTCCTCGACCTACCGGCCCGTTTCGAGCCCGATACGGCCGGGTTCACCGAGGACGAGAAGGTGACGATGGCAGCGGGATTCGGCTGGTTCACCCTCGACGAGTTGACTGGCAAGACCGTCTGGCCGGTCGAGATCGCCCGCCTCATGCGGGCCGAACCCGGTGACGAGCTCATCGACTTTGGCGATGTCGAGGAGTCGACGGTTCCCGTGAGTCTCGGGCATCGCTGAGCGCTAATGCTCGCCCTCCAACGGAGGATCGTTGATGACGACCGGTGCCAGCTTCTCGGCTGCCACGATCCGGTGGGTCGGGATATTCAGCCGGGCCCCGGCTCGCCGCACCAGATAGGCCGATCCGTGCGCCACATAGAGCACCCGGACGACCGCCCGGGTCAGCGTCCCGTCTTCTTCGGCGAACGCCAACCGCACCCACAGGTCGTCCCGGCTTGCCTCGGCCAAGACCGGACGCCAATCGTTGCCTGCGGTTCCAGGTTGTATGCCGACCGCACCCGGGGAGCCGGAGCCCGAGTCGGCGTCCTGGCGGCTGCCGGATCCGAAGAAGCGATCGCCTCTCAATACCAGTGCGACCTCGCGGGGCAGGATCACGATGTCGTTGTTGACCGGACGCAAGAGTCCCAGTGCAAGCAGCCGATCGATCGGTGACGATGCGTCGCGCAGCGTCACATCGCGGCGGGCATCCGATACCGATCCGATCGGCGGACCCCAGACCAACCTGCCCAACACGGTCAGCTCGTCGGAGCCGATCGCCTCCAGGGCGCGGGTGATCTCGGCATCGCTGAGCGGCTCGGCACTTGCCGGAGCCAGCCCGCCGGGAAACGGGTCGAGCCGCGGATCGGCGTCCCGAAACGGCATTGCTGATGCGTCCGAACTCATCGTCAGTACCGGGGGCGCCGAGATCTCTGGTTGCGCGACATGATCGCTATGCCTGCCAGGCAAATCAGGCACAACAATCGGGCAATGTTCTGCAGCTGATCCTCATAGAAATAGCCGAGATACCAGAAAAGGCTGACGACCAAGGTCAGCGAACCGCAGATGGTGACCAGTATGCGTCCGGGCACTTTCTTGATCGCTGCGATGACGCCGGAACAGATGATCGCGAACGGCGCGAGCCAGCCCCACAGCATGCCTGTGATGAGCAATCCGATGACCCAACTCAGCGCTTGGGAATTGGGTCGCGATTGCTGCCGGCCGTTGTATCCGCCCTGGTAATAGGACGAATATGAACCGGTTGCATAGGGGTTTGCCGGATAAGGCGAGGGGCCTGCCGCATAGGGATTGGCCGGATAAGGTGACGGACCGGTCGGATACTGTGCCGCGGGCATCGCTCGCCCGGGCTGAGGCATGCCCGGGGCAGGCGGGAAGCCGGGCTGTCCCGTCGGCTGACCAGGTGCAGGCCACGACTGGGTTCCGCCCGCGGGAGCGCCGTTCGGCGGCGGCAACGCGCTCAACTCTTGCGAGTCCAACTCGCCGCCGCTGTCTTCGTCCCAGGATTCGGCCAACGCACTGGAGGTCGTGCTGGCCGGCACCGGCTGGGTCGGGTCCCAGGTGTTCACCGACTCGTCGGGCGGGGCTTCGAGGAGGGGCTGATGGGGATCACGTCGTTCGGACGGGGCGGGCGCGATCTGATCGAGCGGACGCGCCTGCCCGTCCGGAGGAGCGAAGTCTTGAGGGGGAGCGGCCGGGCCCGGCGTCGCATCATGAACAGGCTCGGAACCCGAGAGCGGGGGAGCAACAGGACTGGCGAATCCGAACGGCCGGGTGGCCGGAGCATCCTCGGTGCTCGCCAAGTAACTCGCGCTCGCCTGTGTCATGGCGTCCAGTGTAGGCGGCGGCCGAGTCGGCGGAAGTAGGTGCGTCCGGGTATCCTTTGAGGCGTACGGGTATCCCCACCCGTTCCATTTACTACGAGACGACGTTCGTGTTCACTGGTACCGGTAAATACGAACGAAGAGAGAGGTTGCGGTGCCCAGCGGCAAAGTGCGTTTTTACGACGCAGATAAGGGTTTCGGCTTCATCGCCAAAGACGGCGGTGGCGATGTGTACGTGCGCGCCGACGCCCTGCCCCAGGGAGTTGCTGCACTGAAAGCCGGGCAGAAAGTCGAGTTCGGCATCATTCAGGGACGCAAGGGTGAGCAGGCGCTGTCGGTGCAGCCCGTCGAGTTGCCGCCATCGCTGTCGAAGGCTGCCCGCAAGAAGCCCGAGCAACTCGCGGTGATGTTCGAAGACCTGATCAAGGTGCTCGATACCCTCGGCAACGGTTACCGCCGTGGCCGCTACCCCAATGCACAACAGTCGGCCAAGGTTGCAGGTATGCTGCGGGCCGTCGCG contains:
- the manA gene encoding mannose-6-phosphate isomerase, class I, with protein sequence MHPLTGSIKRYDWGSHDAIPAILGIEDDGRPLAEYWLGAHPSGPARIDDGVPLDDAISQNPAMAGDSTRLEFEGRLPYLMKLLSAGRPLSLQAHPNRIDAQAGFARENAEEIPLDAPERTFKDPWDKPELLIALTEFDALAGFRAPEASAELFAGLGICNDSQKVFTPLLSRGGRAGLAEVFMNCLVTDDERTAAVTDVVAAAINHVDDEGELGDFARTAVTLDEHFPGDPSLLAALLLTRHHLKPGEALYLQPGRLHSYLHGTGVEVMGNSDNVLRGGLTSKHIDPSALAQVVNFTTIPIVPMLAEQELPGLWRYPTDERSFACWRLELIPGRMIELPGELSGRILLATRGEIGVSQGQDDLVLVQGQAAFLEAGRQVQISGDGQGFLTATGMDA
- a CDS encoding cold shock domain-containing protein, whose amino-acid sequence is MPSGKVRFYDADKGFGFIAKDGGGDVYVRADALPQGVAALKAGQKVEFGIIQGRKGEQALSVQPVELPPSLSKAARKKPEQLAVMFEDLIKVLDTLGNGYRRGRYPNAQQSAKVAGMLRAVADELEL
- a CDS encoding DUF3263 domain-containing protein, with the translated sequence MAEALRNLQSDAQPLTEREAAILDFEKSWWQAKAPKETEIRERFNLSAARYYQIINSLIDRPAALEYDPLLVKRLRRLREQRQRNRSASRLNSR
- a CDS encoding copper homeostasis protein CutC, which gives rise to MSGLLEVVVVTAEDARRAEEGGADRLMMVGELTGQGRSPEPAAFRRAREACTIPIRPLLRLRDGYRSDGGEITRLRGLIETYLTDGAEGFVLGFLDGYSQVDIEIVRTLTDDGYWPWTFDHAIDRCLDMDDAWTQLETMRGLDQVLTAGSGRGLEQGLDDLIARARSDPKIAELIMAGGGLVPEHVAWLSRAGIVAFQVGSQVRPGGSFAADVDTSLVRGWRILLDAEGMRRAG
- a CDS encoding NUDIX domain-containing protein; amino-acid sequence: MNDPDRRPMVAVPPRERRVRTRQAARVVVRAEGRVLLGSDTDPGMPGTQWWVTPGGGLDAGETFAEGAARELAEETGLVVDPGDLTGPIARRVVHHGYSDHILQQREDFFVLDLPARFEPDTAGFTEDEKVTMAAGFGWFTLDELTGKTVWPVEIARLMRAEPGDELIDFGDVEESTVPVSLGHR
- a CDS encoding GDSL-type esterase/lipase family protein, which gives rise to MSSRLRVLCFGDSNTWGYIPITGGRYPDQIRWTGRLAGNPDFDIIEEGLNGRTTAFVDHLEPFRCGLDYVVPCLLSHFPLDVVIVMLGTNDTKRRYNVSAPEIARGLEEVIIRVQEFCRRKDQYPEFVIISPARIAITEDVDFDQASVAKVLGLEAEYRALAEQYGCRYLKASDYVTDIGQDGVHLTETGHKNLADAIEQLLLDLKSQANK
- the groL gene encoding chaperonin GroEL (60 kDa chaperone family; promotes refolding of misfolded polypeptides especially under stressful conditions; forms two stacked rings of heptamers to form a barrel-shaped 14mer; ends can be capped by GroES; misfolded proteins enter the barrel where they are refolded when GroES binds), which translates into the protein MAKLIEFDSEARKGLEKGMNTLADAVKVTLGPKGRNVVLEKSWGAPTITNDGVSIAKEIELSDPFEKIGAELVKEVAKKTDDVAGDGTTTATVLAQAMVHEGLRNVTAGANPIELKRGIDKAVAAVTEQLAAMSTEVETKEQIAQTASISAGDSTVGEIIAEAMDKVGKEGVITVDESNTFGMELELTEGMNFDKGYISGYFVTDTERMEASLEDPYILIVDGKVSSLKDLLPVLEKVQQSGRPLLVIAEDVDGEALAGLIVNKLRGTFKSVAVKAPGFGDRRKAILADIAVLTGGQVISETVGLSLDHAELDMLGRARLVTITKDDTTIVEGAGDKDQIQGRIKQIRTEIENSDSDYDREKLQERLAKLVGGVAVIKVGAATEVEMKERKHRIEDAVRNAKAAVEEGVLPGGGVALIQAAKNAALEGLSADEQIGAQIVVSAAEAPLKQIAVNAGLEGGVIAEKVRNLPAGEGLDAANGEYVHMVKAGILDPTKVTRSALANAASIAGLFLTTEAVIADKPEKAPAMPAGAGDEMGGMY